One region of Mycolicibacterium lutetiense genomic DNA includes:
- a CDS encoding LuxR C-terminal-related transcriptional regulator has protein sequence MTRLAIAEDNAILRDGLTQLLVERGHDVVAKVGTAEGIREIAETLRPEVFVIDIRMPPTFTDEGLIAAVSLRRSHPDVGVLVFSQWVETRYAAELLAGNPEGVGYLLKDRVADIAEFDAAVRRVAAGGTALDPEVVRQLMGTRRSGDALARLTPREREVLALMAEGHSNSALAEHLSVSERAVEKHIGSIFTKLDLPPSTAHHRRVLAVVTYLNS, from the coding sequence GTGACCCGCTTGGCGATCGCCGAGGACAATGCGATCCTGCGTGACGGCCTGACCCAGTTGCTCGTCGAGCGCGGGCATGATGTCGTGGCCAAGGTGGGCACGGCCGAGGGGATCCGGGAGATCGCCGAGACGCTTCGGCCGGAAGTGTTCGTCATCGACATCCGCATGCCGCCGACGTTCACTGACGAGGGGCTGATCGCGGCGGTCTCGTTGCGGCGTTCACATCCCGATGTCGGTGTCCTGGTCTTCTCACAGTGGGTCGAGACCCGTTATGCCGCTGAGTTGTTGGCCGGGAACCCGGAAGGGGTGGGCTATCTGCTCAAGGACCGGGTGGCCGACATCGCCGAGTTCGACGCCGCGGTGCGGCGGGTCGCCGCCGGCGGCACCGCGCTGGATCCGGAAGTGGTGCGCCAGCTGATGGGAACTCGGCGCAGCGGTGATGCGCTGGCCCGGTTGACTCCCCGCGAGCGTGAAGTTCTCGCCCTGATGGCGGAGGGGCACTCGAACAGTGCCCTGGCCGAACATCTTTCGGTTTCCGAACGTGCCGTGGAGAAACACATCGGAAGCATCTTCACCAAGCTCGACCTGCCGCCGTCGACCGCGCATCACCGCCGCGTGTTGGCGGTCGTCACCTACCTGAACTCCTGA
- a CDS encoding sensor histidine kinase: MTVTTTAITSTSDDRRRTLRTPFTAAACRGYLYFLLVSVLAVVGVVYLFATGLTSGLLLVTLVGIPLLALVVLSGRRWNALYRALARLVGVTIDPPAPFARRPGWPQTLASALTDVVGWRSLGFLLLQSVVMTPVGYGVVLGVVISAVLVVSPVIWLCGVAVISFGEPVDSLGIYLLLSAGGLLALYLLAWAMIGIGRTHVWLAEALLAPTDRERRVGELERARADVVDDSAARLRRVERDLHDGTQARLIAVAMTLARAEEQLTDPDKADRARQLVSDALANTKDTLTELRDLVRGIRPPALDLGLVPAVQTLVARNPIPVELVDDLAVRPSLGVETLAYFCVAELLANVSKHSGATQATVQLHSDADELRITVADNGSGGVEPANGSGLTGLADRLRMVDGRLDVDSPAGGPTTVTAVVPSGAQR; this comes from the coding sequence ATGACCGTGACCACCACCGCAATCACCTCCACCTCCGACGACCGGCGCCGAACACTGCGGACCCCGTTCACCGCGGCAGCCTGCCGTGGCTATCTCTATTTCCTGCTGGTGAGCGTCCTTGCCGTAGTCGGTGTGGTCTACCTGTTCGCGACCGGCCTGACCTCGGGGCTGTTGCTTGTCACCCTGGTCGGCATACCGCTGCTGGCGCTCGTGGTGCTGTCGGGTCGGAGGTGGAACGCGCTGTACCGAGCGCTGGCCCGGCTGGTCGGAGTCACGATCGACCCGCCGGCGCCGTTCGCCCGGCGGCCCGGCTGGCCGCAGACACTGGCCTCGGCCCTGACCGATGTTGTCGGCTGGCGCAGCCTGGGGTTCCTACTTCTGCAGAGCGTCGTGATGACACCTGTCGGATATGGGGTCGTGCTGGGGGTCGTGATATCGGCAGTCCTGGTGGTCTCCCCGGTGATCTGGTTGTGCGGAGTAGCGGTAATCAGTTTCGGCGAACCCGTCGACTCGCTCGGCATTTACCTCCTGCTGTCGGCGGGCGGACTGCTCGCTCTGTACCTGTTGGCGTGGGCCATGATCGGTATCGGGCGTACCCATGTCTGGCTGGCCGAAGCCCTGCTCGCGCCGACCGACCGTGAACGCCGGGTCGGCGAACTGGAGCGGGCGCGTGCCGATGTGGTCGACGATTCGGCAGCGAGGCTGCGTCGCGTCGAGCGCGACCTGCACGACGGCACCCAGGCCAGGCTGATCGCTGTGGCGATGACACTGGCGCGTGCCGAGGAGCAGTTGACTGACCCTGACAAGGCTGACCGGGCACGGCAACTGGTGTCCGACGCGCTGGCGAACACCAAGGACACCCTGACCGAATTGCGTGATCTGGTCCGCGGAATCCGGCCGCCTGCATTGGATCTCGGCCTGGTGCCGGCCGTGCAGACATTGGTGGCGCGCAACCCGATCCCCGTCGAGCTGGTCGACGATCTCGCCGTGCGGCCGTCGTTGGGTGTGGAGACGCTGGCGTACTTCTGTGTCGCCGAGTTGCTCGCCAACGTATCGAAGCATTCCGGTGCCACTCAGGCCACGGTGCAGCTGCACAGCGATGCCGACGAATTGCGGATCACCGTGGCGGACAACGGGTCCGGTGGAGTGGAACCGGCCAATGGCTCGGGGTTGACGGGATTGGCCGATCGGCTGCGGATGGTCGACGGCCGGCTCGACGTCGACAGTCCGGCCGGCGGGCCCACCACGGTGACTGCCGTCGTACCGTCTGGAGCACAGCGGTGA
- a CDS encoding TIGR03564 family F420-dependent LLM class oxidoreductase — protein sequence MQISLIASLSDTGGRSPVDATVENLAQLHDEGFRRVWMTQMPYEPDLLTVLAVAFREVDGIEVGTGVIPIQNQHPMLLAQRALTLSLISGGRFLLGLGMTHAAVTEGMWGIPWDKPVRRLREYLDGLQPLLAGEPADAPGETVTTRGALQIPGASAPDVYIAALGPQLLKLAGRRTAGTVTWMTGPKTLAEHVAPTLREGADGRPVRVVAALPVSVTDDVDGARAQAAEQFAMYGYLPSYRAMLDREGYAGPEDAAIIGDESTVAERIRALGTVGVDEYVGVVFDASPETRARTRALLRSLDS from the coding sequence ATGCAGATCAGCCTCATCGCCTCACTCAGTGACACTGGCGGCCGTTCACCGGTCGACGCCACGGTAGAGAATCTCGCGCAACTGCACGACGAGGGTTTCCGGCGGGTCTGGATGACGCAGATGCCCTACGAACCCGACCTCCTGACCGTCCTTGCGGTCGCGTTCCGTGAGGTTGACGGGATCGAGGTGGGCACCGGCGTGATCCCGATCCAGAATCAGCACCCGATGTTGTTGGCCCAGCGGGCGCTCACGCTCAGCTTGATCAGCGGCGGCCGGTTCCTGCTGGGCCTCGGCATGACGCATGCCGCGGTGACCGAGGGCATGTGGGGCATTCCGTGGGACAAGCCGGTGCGACGTCTGCGGGAGTACCTCGATGGGCTGCAGCCGCTGTTGGCCGGCGAACCCGCTGATGCGCCGGGTGAGACGGTGACCACGCGCGGCGCCCTGCAGATTCCGGGGGCGTCGGCGCCCGATGTGTACATCGCCGCATTGGGGCCTCAGCTGCTCAAGCTGGCCGGCCGTCGCACGGCGGGCACCGTCACCTGGATGACAGGGCCGAAGACGCTTGCCGAGCATGTTGCGCCGACCCTGCGGGAGGGCGCCGACGGTCGGCCGGTCCGCGTCGTCGCTGCGCTTCCGGTGAGCGTCACTGATGACGTCGACGGCGCCCGCGCCCAGGCCGCCGAGCAGTTCGCGATGTACGGGTATCTGCCGTCCTACCGGGCGATGCTGGACCGGGAGGGTTACGCCGGACCGGAGGATGCCGCGATCATCGGTGACGAAAGCACTGTGGCAGAACGGATTCGGGCACTCGGCACGGTCGGTGTGGACGAATATGTCGGGGTGGTGTTCGACGCATCGCCCGAAACCAGGGCCCGCACCAGGGCACTGCTGCGCTCGCTCGACAGCTGA